A genomic segment from Rhodobacter sp. CZR27 encodes:
- a CDS encoding calcium-binding protein yields the protein MVTSEVLAETSAPAPAGGLANPTLAFNPSGVSDWGTNMPFIDLMDTARTWIGHLPNKWGGMSAAELQEGGFLDENGWVKKIPEGVTRVGTIWDWGSNPDAVADRKGVYVLTYEGEGTINPGLDARIISSEPGRIVFENMGGRSLTMDITSTDPNGTGDYIRDISIVAEEDQALHEAGAIFNPDWLALIDDARVLRFMDWGATNNSTVTAGDMPLLEAEGFWPAEEQGVPVEYMVALANETGADPWFCIPHGADAAYIRAYATYVRDHLDPGLTAHVEYSNEVWNWSFQQPHWLAAQALAEWGVGDAPGYHVKKAVETALIWQEVFGSEADARLENVLATQTVNTWLTQQLLSGGRWRSMEPDAWVDPTTVFDQLAVTTYFGGAETSNATLRAELLARIQDPDGDAAAWLAERLMDPEHPYSIPQIGDYLQAQADLAHRYGLDLVAYEGGQHVHHSFAVQGLTEAELAVLTTFMAEFVRSDEMAMLYNELWQVWAEVGDGPFMQFGDVGASSRWGSWGLYNSLGDENPRAALLEMLNRNSLPWWEDAEGGAHYQQGVILEGTAGADLLTGTDRIDYLIGGAGDDILIAGTGDDGLNGGEGTDRLVLSGNRADYRLAVEGAGYRLTGPDGSKFVIHIESFTFDDGQVTIEDLLAGLPPEDRDLDVPLPDPANVRSRGACLDAEDLDNVRIVSQTGVIIGGVNVWSTLGRELGLTAADASGSYVVNTRGAQAMFGDQAVTASYWSLQDNRADQGGPLLGESALETALRLASVVTHAREITATAYGDTFLGREWADTVHGGAGSDFLGGGAGNDLLHGDAGNDQVLGGSGDDTLTGGEGDDTLTAGTGEDVLDGGDGTDRAVLGGSMADYRLVAEDGAYRLTGPDGAKVIAGIELFSFDDGRMTLEELLEASQPRPPAGPLELVVPGVRADAEGEGVHAVSETGIVINGIGLSSALGQQLGLAASDSSGSYVFYVAGTEASFGDLSVGASYWSLQENRAERAGALLGPDALSTALLLGSVATHAGEITATGHADHFLGRGFADMVHGAEGNDYLSGGGGNDLLHGDGGRDRLLGGNGADRLIGGTENDYLEGGAGRDTFVFSAGCGRDVVADFTSVDVLELSDFLPDGRSLADAARLNGAGTLVLSNGTDILVFRGLDLGDLDLLV from the coding sequence ATGGTTACCTCGGAAGTTCTCGCCGAAACCTCAGCGCCTGCCCCGGCAGGCGGGCTCGCGAACCCGACTCTGGCATTCAACCCGAGCGGAGTGAGCGACTGGGGAACCAACATGCCCTTCATCGACCTGATGGACACAGCCCGCACATGGATCGGGCATCTGCCGAACAAGTGGGGAGGAATGTCCGCCGCCGAACTGCAGGAGGGCGGGTTCCTCGACGAGAACGGTTGGGTGAAGAAGATTCCCGAGGGTGTGACAAGGGTCGGAACGATCTGGGATTGGGGCAGCAATCCAGATGCTGTTGCCGATCGCAAGGGCGTCTATGTCCTGACCTACGAGGGCGAAGGCACCATCAATCCGGGTCTGGATGCACGGATCATCAGCTCGGAACCCGGACGCATCGTGTTCGAGAACATGGGTGGTCGCAGCCTCACCATGGACATCACGTCAACCGATCCGAACGGAACGGGCGACTACATCCGTGACATCTCGATCGTGGCCGAGGAGGATCAGGCCCTGCACGAGGCCGGCGCCATCTTCAACCCCGACTGGCTCGCGCTGATCGACGATGCCCGGGTCCTGCGCTTCATGGACTGGGGGGCGACCAACAACTCGACCGTGACCGCGGGCGACATGCCGCTTCTGGAGGCGGAAGGTTTCTGGCCGGCCGAAGAGCAGGGCGTACCCGTCGAATACATGGTCGCCCTGGCGAACGAGACCGGGGCCGATCCCTGGTTCTGCATCCCGCATGGCGCGGACGCGGCCTATATCCGCGCCTATGCCACCTATGTCCGGGACCATCTCGATCCCGGGCTGACCGCTCATGTGGAATATTCGAACGAAGTCTGGAACTGGTCCTTCCAGCAGCCCCACTGGCTCGCAGCGCAGGCACTGGCCGAATGGGGTGTAGGGGATGCCCCGGGCTATCACGTGAAGAAGGCGGTCGAGACCGCGCTGATCTGGCAGGAGGTCTTCGGCAGCGAGGCCGACGCCCGGCTGGAGAATGTCCTTGCCACCCAGACGGTGAACACCTGGCTGACCCAGCAACTCCTGAGCGGGGGCCGCTGGAGGTCGATGGAGCCCGATGCCTGGGTCGACCCGACCACCGTCTTCGACCAGCTTGCCGTGACGACCTACTTCGGCGGAGCGGAGACCTCCAATGCAACGCTTCGGGCCGAACTCCTTGCCCGGATCCAGGATCCGGACGGGGATGCCGCGGCCTGGCTTGCGGAACGGCTGATGGATCCTGAGCATCCTTACTCCATCCCCCAGATCGGCGACTACCTGCAGGCGCAGGCGGATCTGGCGCATCGGTACGGTCTCGACCTCGTGGCCTATGAGGGCGGCCAGCATGTCCACCACTCCTTTGCGGTGCAGGGCCTGACCGAAGCCGAACTGGCAGTCCTCACCACCTTCATGGCCGAGTTCGTGCGCAGCGACGAGATGGCCATGCTCTACAACGAACTCTGGCAGGTCTGGGCCGAGGTCGGCGACGGCCCGTTCATGCAGTTCGGCGACGTCGGGGCGAGCTCCCGGTGGGGATCCTGGGGCCTCTACAACAGCCTCGGGGACGAAAATCCCCGGGCGGCGCTGCTCGAGATGCTGAACCGCAACTCGCTGCCCTGGTGGGAGGATGCGGAGGGCGGCGCGCATTACCAGCAGGGGGTCATCCTCGAAGGGACGGCCGGGGCCGATCTGCTGACCGGCACGGACCGGATCGACTACCTGATCGGCGGCGCCGGCGACGACATCCTGATCGCCGGCACCGGCGACGACGGTCTGAACGGCGGGGAGGGAACGGATCGCCTGGTGCTCTCCGGCAACCGGGCGGACTATCGCCTTGCCGTCGAAGGCGCGGGATACCGGCTGACCGGCCCGGACGGGTCGAAATTCGTCATCCATATCGAATCCTTCACCTTCGACGACGGGCAGGTGACGATCGAGGATCTGCTGGCCGGCCTTCCGCCCGAGGACCGCGACCTTGACGTGCCGCTGCCGGATCCCGCCAACGTGCGATCGCGGGGTGCCTGCCTGGATGCGGAGGACCTCGACAACGTCCGGATCGTCTCGCAGACCGGGGTCATCATCGGCGGGGTCAACGTCTGGTCGACCCTCGGCCGCGAACTCGGCCTCACGGCAGCCGATGCCAGCGGCAGCTATGTGGTGAATACCCGGGGCGCCCAGGCCATGTTCGGCGATCAGGCGGTCACCGCCTCCTACTGGTCCCTGCAGGACAACCGCGCCGATCAGGGCGGCCCGCTCCTCGGGGAGAGCGCGCTCGAGACGGCGCTTCGCCTCGCCTCGGTCGTCACCCATGCGCGCGAGATCACGGCAACCGCCTATGGCGACACTTTCCTCGGGCGCGAATGGGCGGACACCGTCCATGGCGGCGCCGGCAGCGATTTTCTGGGAGGCGGCGCCGGCAACGACCTGCTGCATGGCGATGCCGGCAACGACCAGGTGCTGGGCGGCAGCGGCGACGACACCCTGACCGGCGGCGAGGGCGACGACACGCTGACGGCCGGCACGGGGGAAGATGTCCTCGACGGAGGCGATGGCACCGACCGTGCGGTGCTGGGCGGATCCATGGCGGATTATCGTCTCGTGGCCGAAGACGGGGCCTACAGGCTGACCGGCCCGGACGGCGCGAAGGTCATCGCCGGGATCGAGCTGTTCTCCTTCGACGATGGCCGGATGACGCTCGAGGAACTGCTCGAGGCCTCGCAGCCGCGCCCGCCTGCCGGCCCGCTGGAACTCGTGGTGCCCGGTGTCCGTGCGGACGCCGAGGGGGAGGGCGTTCACGCCGTCTCGGAAACGGGGATCGTCATCAACGGGATCGGACTGTCCTCGGCGCTCGGCCAGCAACTTGGCCTGGCGGCCTCCGACAGCAGCGGCAGCTACGTCTTCTACGTCGCCGGAACCGAGGCGTCGTTCGGCGATCTCTCCGTCGGGGCGTCCTACTGGTCGCTCCAGGAGAACCGCGCCGAGCGGGCGGGCGCGCTGCTCGGCCCCGATGCGCTCTCGACGGCGCTTCTCCTCGGGTCGGTTGCCACCCATGCCGGCGAGATCACGGCCACCGGCCATGCCGACCATTTCCTGGGGCGCGGCTTTGCCGACATGGTTCATGGCGCGGAGGGGAACGACTATCTCAGCGGCGGGGGCGGCAATGACCTGCTCCATGGCGACGGCGGGCGTGACCGGCTTCTGGGCGGCAACGGCGCCGACCGGCTGATCGGGGGCACGGAGAACGATTATCTTGAGGGCGGAGCCGGCCGTGACACCTTCGTCTTCTCCGCCGGTTGCGGACGGGATGTGGTGGCGGACTTCACCAGTGTCGATGTTCTGGAGCTGTCGGACTTCCTGCCGGACGGGCGAAGCCTTGCCGATGCGGCCCGCCTCAACGGCGCCGGGACTCTGGTCCTGTCGAACGGCACCGACATTCTCGTCTTCAGGGGGCTCGATCTCGGCGACCTGGACCTGCTGGTCTGA